A region of Argentina anserina chromosome 5, drPotAnse1.1, whole genome shotgun sequence DNA encodes the following proteins:
- the LOC126794032 gene encoding catalase codes for MDPYQHRPSSAYNSPYWTTNSGAPVWNNNSSLTVGQRGPILLEDYHLVEKLANFDRERIPERVVHARGASAKGFFEVTHDISHLTCADFLRAPGVQTPVIVRFSTVIHERGSPETLRDPRGFAVKFYTREGNFDLVGNNFPVFFVRDGMKFPDMVHALKPNPKSHIQENWRILDFFSHHPESLHMFTFLFDDLGIPQDYRHMEGSGVNTYTLISKTGKAHYVKFHWKPTCGVKCLLDDEAVKVGGANHSHATQDLYDSIAAGNYPEWKLFIQTIDPDHEDKFDFDPLDVTKTWPEDILPLQPVGRLVLNRNIDNFFAENEQLAFCPALVVPGVNYSDDKLLQTRIFSYADTQRHRLGPNYLQLPPNAPKCAHHNNHHEGLMNFMHRDEEVNYFPSRFDPVRHAETHPIPPAVYTGRRERCMIQKENNFKQAGERYRSFDPDRQERYIRRWVDALSDPRCTHEIRSIWISYWSQADKSLGQKLASHLNVRPSF; via the exons ATGGATCCTTACCAG CACCGTCCTTCAAGTGCTTACAACTCGCCGTATTGGACCACCAACTCCGGTGCTCCTGTGTGGAACAACAACTCTTCTCTGACCGTTGGCCAAAGAG GTCCAATTCTGCTCGAGGACTATCACTTGGTTGAGAAACTTGCCAATTTTGATAGGGAGCGTATCCCGGAGCGTGTTGTCCATGCTAGGGGAGCCAGTGCAAAGGGATTCTTTGAGGTCACCCATGATATTTCTCATCTTACATGTGCTGACTTCCTTCGCGCCCCTGGAGTGCAGACCCCTGTCATTGTGCGTTTCTCAACTGTTATCCATGAGCGTGGCAGCCCTGAAACCCTGAGGGATCCTCGCGGTTTTGCAGTGAAGTTTTACACCAGAGAG GGCAATTTTGACTTGGTGGGAAACAATTTCCCTGTCTTTTTTGTCCGTGATGGAATGAAATTCCCAGACATGGTCCATGCTCTCAAGCCTAACCCGAAGTCCCACATCCAAGAGAATTGGAGGATCCTCGACTTCTTTTCCCACCATCCAGAAAGTCTGCACATGTTCACCTTCCTATTTGATGACCTGGGAATTCCACAAGATTACAGGCACATGGAAGGTTCTGGTGTTAATACATACACTCTTATCAGTAAGACTGGGAAAGCACACTACGTGAAATTTCACTGGAAACCCACATGTGGAGTCAAGTGTTTATTGGATGATGAGGCTGTTAAGGTTGGAGGAGCTAACCACAGCCATGCTACCCAAGATCTGTACGATTCAATTGCAGCTGGGAACTACCCTGAGTGGAAACTTTTCATTCAGACAATTGATCCCGATCACGAGGACAAGTTTGACTTTGATCCGCTTGATGTGACCAAGACTTGGCCCGAGGATATTCTCCCCCTGCAGCCAGTTGGTCGTTTGGTTCTGAACAGAAACATCGACAACTTCTTTGCAGAGAATGAACAACTTGCATTCTGCCCTGCACTTGTTGTCCCTGGTGTCAATTATTCCGATGATAAATTGCTCCAGACTCGAATTTTCTCATATGCTGATACTCAGAGGCACCGTCTTGGCCCAAACTATCTGCAACTTCCCCCTAATGCTCCCAAGTGTGCTCACCACAACAATCACCATGAGGGATTGATGAATTTCATGCACAGGGATGAGGAG GTTAATTACTTCCCATCAAGATTTGACCCTGTTCGTCATGCTGAGACCCACCCCATTCCTCCTGCTGTCTACACTGGAAGGCGTGAGAGG TGCATGATTCAGAAGGAGAACAACTTCAAGCAAGCTGGAGAGAGATACAGATCTTTTGATCCCGACAG GCAAGAACGGTATATCCGCAGGTGGGTAGATGCCCTTTCTGACCCACGTTGCACCCATGAGATTCGCAGCATTTGGATCTCATACTGGTCTCAG GCTGATAAATCCCTGGgtcagaaactcgcatctcaTCTTAATGTGAGGCCGAGCTTTTGA